Proteins from one Arthrobacter sp. Soc17.1.1.1 genomic window:
- the hemC gene encoding hydroxymethylbilane synthase codes for MATGIRVGTRGSALAMTQTTTVAERVADLAGLPYELVRVRTEGDVSKGSLSQIGGTGVFVAALRDALLEERCDIAVHSLKDLPTLPAPGLTVASVPEREDVRDALCARDGLTLATLPDGARVGTGSPRRAAQLRSVRPGLEVVDIRGNVDTRLGRVAGLVPGAPGDLDAVVLAAAGLRRLGRDAAVTELIDTDVMLPAPGQGALAVECRESEATPHVREALASYDHLPTRLAVTAERAVLLQLEAGCAAPIGALARLQGDELALEAVVCSLDGRSILRLTRSAPVTDAVGAAQLGLELAEDLLAADAASIAPLNG; via the coding sequence ATGGCGACGGGTATCAGGGTCGGCACGCGGGGCAGCGCCCTCGCGATGACGCAGACCACCACGGTCGCGGAGCGCGTGGCGGACCTCGCCGGGCTTCCGTACGAACTCGTCAGGGTCCGGACGGAGGGGGACGTCTCCAAGGGCTCGCTCTCCCAGATCGGCGGCACCGGCGTCTTCGTCGCGGCGCTGCGGGACGCGCTGCTCGAGGAGCGGTGCGACATCGCGGTGCACTCGCTCAAGGACCTCCCCACGCTGCCCGCGCCCGGGCTGACCGTGGCCTCGGTGCCGGAGCGCGAGGACGTCCGCGACGCGCTGTGCGCCCGCGACGGCCTGACCCTCGCCACGCTCCCCGACGGGGCACGCGTGGGCACCGGGTCCCCGCGCCGCGCCGCGCAGCTGCGGTCCGTGCGGCCCGGGCTGGAGGTCGTCGACATCCGCGGGAACGTGGACACGCGGCTCGGCCGCGTCGCAGGCCTCGTGCCCGGCGCGCCGGGGGATCTCGACGCCGTCGTCCTCGCCGCCGCGGGCCTGCGCCGGCTCGGGCGCGACGCCGCTGTCACGGAACTGATCGACACGGACGTCATGCTGCCCGCGCCCGGGCAGGGCGCCCTCGCCGTCGAGTGCCGCGAGAGCGAGGCGACACCGCACGTCCGGGAGGCGCTGGCCTCCTACGACCACCTGCCCACCCGCCTCGCCGTGACGGCGGAGCGCGCCGTCCTGCTGCAGCTCGAAGCCGGCTGCGCCGCGCCGATCGGAGCGCTCGCACGCCTGCAGGGGGACGAACTGGCCCTCGAGGCCGTGGTGTGCAGCCTCGACGGCCGGTCGATCCTCCGGCTCACCCGCTCGGCCCCGGTCACGGATGCCGTCGGTGCCGCGCAGCTCGGACTCGAGCTCGCCGAGGACCTGCTCGCGGCCGATGCCGCAAGCATCGCACCGCTGAACGGCTGA
- a CDS encoding ferrochelatase produces MAPKAYDAVVLASFGGPEGQDDVIPFLRNVTRGRGIPDERLEEVSHHYRAFGGVSPINSQNRALRAAMEAELRRRGIDLPVYWGNRNWEPFIADTLQEAYDAGHRKVLAVTTSAYSCYSSCRQYREDLGMALVKTGLEGRLEVDKVRQYFDHPGFVEPFVEGVADGLAKVRAGLAEQGTPDAPVHIMFSTHSIPMGDAEAAGPRNGEGGPAYEEGAYVAQHLATAQAVLDRIPGAEGVEWSLVYQSRSGAPHIPWLEPDISDALRDRYEQGTRGVVIVPLGFVSDHMEVAWDLDTEAMETCGELGIVADRVPTPGTHRKFVEGLVDLILERTIENNIADRPSATALGPWYDVCRPNCCANRRGEKPTVAAVDSTVGTPLPNPGM; encoded by the coding sequence ATGGCGCCGAAGGCGTACGACGCCGTCGTGCTCGCTTCCTTCGGCGGCCCCGAGGGCCAGGACGACGTCATCCCCTTCCTGCGGAACGTGACCCGCGGCCGGGGGATCCCGGACGAGCGCCTCGAGGAGGTCTCCCACCACTACCGCGCGTTCGGTGGCGTGAGCCCCATCAACAGCCAGAACCGTGCCCTCCGGGCCGCGATGGAGGCGGAGCTGCGGCGCCGCGGCATCGACCTGCCCGTCTACTGGGGAAACCGCAACTGGGAGCCGTTCATCGCCGACACCCTCCAGGAGGCCTACGACGCCGGGCACCGGAAGGTGCTCGCCGTGACCACGAGCGCGTACTCCTGCTACTCGAGCTGCCGCCAGTACCGCGAGGACCTCGGCATGGCGCTCGTGAAGACCGGCCTGGAAGGACGGCTCGAGGTCGACAAGGTGCGCCAGTACTTCGACCACCCCGGCTTCGTCGAGCCCTTCGTCGAGGGTGTGGCCGACGGCCTCGCCAAGGTGCGCGCCGGCCTCGCCGAGCAGGGCACCCCCGACGCCCCCGTCCACATCATGTTCTCCACCCACTCCATCCCGATGGGCGACGCCGAGGCGGCCGGCCCGCGCAACGGCGAGGGCGGCCCGGCCTACGAGGAGGGCGCCTACGTTGCGCAGCACCTCGCGACCGCGCAGGCCGTGCTCGACCGCATCCCCGGGGCCGAGGGCGTCGAGTGGTCGCTCGTGTACCAGTCCCGCTCCGGGGCGCCCCACATCCCGTGGCTCGAACCCGACATCAGCGACGCGCTCCGCGACCGCTACGAGCAGGGCACGCGCGGCGTCGTGATCGTCCCGCTCGGCTTCGTGTCCGACCACATGGAGGTCGCCTGGGACCTCGACACCGAGGCGATGGAGACCTGCGGGGAACTGGGGATCGTCGCCGACCGCGTGCCGACGCCCGGCACGCACCGGAAGTTCGTGGAGGGCCTCGTGGACCTCATCCTCGAGCGGACCATCGAGAACAACATCGCCGACCGTCCCTCGGCCACGGCGCTCGGCCCCTGGTACGACGTCTGCCGGCCGAACTGCTGCGCCAACCGCCGCGGGGAGAAGCCGACCGTCGCGGCCGTCGACTCCACCGTGGGGACGCCGCTGCCCAACCCCGGTATGTGA
- the hemQ gene encoding hydrogen peroxide-dependent heme synthase produces MTEPTGSTPSHAPQQDGGGEAPGELFYTLWTVFARNAATTGSDARQLEDVLSSFEQDGVVLRGFYDVSGMRADADVMVWLHGPRPEDLQAAVRRLRRTETFAGTGVVWSAMGVHRDAEFSKSHSPAFSRGVAPAEWVCVYPFVRSYEWYILPQDERREMLMDHGMKGRKYPQVISNTVSSFALNDYEWILALEAPELVDLVDLMRYLRETEARRHVREEVPFYTGRRINHDEIAEVLQ; encoded by the coding sequence ATGACTGAGCCAACAGGTAGCACCCCCAGCCACGCTCCGCAGCAGGACGGGGGCGGCGAAGCCCCCGGCGAGCTCTTCTACACCCTCTGGACCGTCTTCGCGCGGAACGCCGCGACCACCGGGTCCGACGCCCGGCAGCTCGAGGACGTCCTCTCCTCCTTCGAGCAGGACGGTGTGGTGCTCCGCGGCTTCTACGACGTCTCCGGCATGCGGGCCGACGCCGACGTGATGGTCTGGCTCCACGGGCCACGCCCCGAGGACCTGCAGGCCGCCGTCCGCCGGCTGCGCCGCACCGAGACGTTCGCCGGCACCGGCGTCGTCTGGTCCGCCATGGGCGTGCACCGCGATGCCGAGTTCTCGAAGTCCCACAGCCCCGCCTTCTCACGCGGCGTGGCGCCCGCGGAGTGGGTGTGCGTGTACCCGTTCGTCCGCTCCTACGAGTGGTACATCCTGCCCCAGGACGAGCGCCGCGAGATGCTCATGGACCACGGCATGAAGGGGCGCAAGTACCCGCAGGTCATCTCCAACACGGTGTCATCCTTCGCCCTCAACGACTACGAATGGATCCTGGCACTCGAGGCCCCGGAGCTCGTGGACCTCGTGGACCTCATGCGGTACCTCCGGGAGACCGAGGCCCGCCGCCACGTCCGCGAGGAAGTGCCGTTCTACACCGGCCGGCGGATCAACCACGACGAGATTGCAGAGGTGCTCCAGTGA
- the hemG gene encoding protoporphyrinogen oxidase: MARAAGGAGDAGRHEAGRDEAVAGLPAAGPAPERARRRTVVVIGGGMGGLVAARALRRRGLNVTLLERSGRFGGTVDGRSLGGFQLDSGAESFSTRSATVPALAAELGLADRIVTPDATGAWVQLPGRDLRTSAQPLPNSGVLGIPADPADPAITAVIGRSGSLRAALDRVLPVGALATRGRVSLGELVRTRMGEEVLARLVAPVAGGVFSADPDDLDVDSVAPGLRATMARLGSLGAAAGALRTAAPAGSAVGGLAGGIAQLRDALVAELVADGADLRTGEQVTGLARSATGWTVTTEHSSLTRRIPADAVLVATEGRAAVDLLAPVIPALAAERPDPVPGVALVTLIVDVPELDARPRGTGVLVARGVEGVAAKALTHATAKWAWLRDQAGPGSHVLRLSFGRVGDTPADVGLATPDDVLYRHALADASTLLDVPIVEADVLDWDVVRWEGALPHASVGHRERVARIRAVVAGESASLAVTGGWLAGTGLVAVIDDARARAQALADALDGTPATDAPAAGV; the protein is encoded by the coding sequence GTGGCGAGGGCCGCGGGCGGCGCAGGGGACGCAGGGCGGCACGAGGCAGGGCGCGACGAGGCGGTGGCCGGCCTCCCGGCGGCCGGACCGGCGCCGGAGCGGGCACGACGCCGGACGGTCGTGGTGATCGGCGGTGGCATGGGCGGACTCGTCGCCGCGCGGGCACTGCGCAGGCGCGGGCTGAACGTCACCCTGCTCGAGCGGTCCGGACGCTTCGGCGGCACCGTCGACGGGCGCTCCCTCGGTGGCTTCCAGCTGGACAGCGGCGCCGAGTCCTTCTCGACCCGCTCCGCCACCGTGCCGGCCCTCGCCGCCGAGCTCGGACTCGCCGACCGCATCGTCACCCCCGACGCGACCGGCGCCTGGGTGCAGCTCCCGGGCAGGGACCTCCGTACGTCGGCCCAGCCGCTGCCGAATTCCGGTGTCCTCGGCATCCCCGCCGATCCGGCCGACCCCGCGATCACCGCCGTCATCGGCCGTAGCGGGTCGCTGCGGGCCGCACTCGACAGGGTGCTGCCCGTCGGGGCGCTCGCGACGCGCGGCAGGGTGAGTCTCGGCGAACTCGTCCGCACGCGCATGGGGGAGGAGGTGCTCGCCCGCCTGGTGGCGCCCGTGGCGGGCGGCGTCTTCTCCGCCGACCCCGACGACCTCGACGTGGACTCCGTGGCACCCGGCCTCCGGGCGACCATGGCCCGCCTCGGATCCCTTGGGGCAGCCGCGGGGGCGCTGCGCACGGCGGCGCCGGCCGGCTCCGCGGTCGGCGGGCTCGCCGGCGGGATCGCCCAGCTGCGCGACGCCCTCGTCGCCGAACTCGTCGCGGACGGCGCCGACCTCAGGACGGGGGAGCAGGTGACCGGCCTCGCCCGATCCGCCACCGGCTGGACGGTGACGACGGAACACTCGAGCCTGACGCGCCGCATCCCGGCCGACGCCGTACTGGTCGCCACCGAGGGCCGGGCCGCCGTCGACCTCCTCGCCCCGGTGATCCCCGCCCTCGCGGCCGAGCGCCCCGACCCGGTGCCCGGCGTCGCGCTCGTGACCCTGATCGTCGACGTGCCCGAGCTCGACGCCCGCCCGCGCGGAACCGGCGTGCTCGTCGCCCGCGGCGTCGAGGGCGTCGCCGCCAAGGCGCTCACCCACGCCACGGCGAAATGGGCGTGGCTGCGCGACCAGGCCGGCCCTGGCTCGCACGTGCTGCGGCTCTCCTTCGGGCGCGTCGGGGACACCCCGGCCGACGTCGGACTCGCCACGCCCGACGACGTCCTCTACCGCCATGCGCTGGCCGACGCCTCCACCCTCCTCGACGTCCCGATCGTCGAGGCGGACGTGCTCGACTGGGACGTGGTGCGCTGGGAGGGCGCGCTGCCCCACGCCTCCGTGGGGCACCGCGAGCGGGTCGCGCGGATCCGGGCGGTCGTCGCCGGGGAGTCCGCCTCCCTCGCCGTGACCGGCGGCTGGCTCGCCGGGACGGGTCTCGTGGCCGTGATCGACGACGCCCGTGCGCGTGCGCAGGCGCTCGCCGACGCCCTCGACGGCACCCCCGCCACGGACGCACCCGCCGCGGGGGTGTGA
- the hemE gene encoding uroporphyrinogen decarboxylase, whose protein sequence is MDLAASHPLVDGRTSGSALISAYRGQVPHRRPVWFMRQAGRSLPEYRALREGTDMLASCLDPEMASEITLQPVRRHDVDAGIFFSDIVIPLKLAGVDVDIVPGVGPVLGKPVRTAADVAALPTLTDAALDPIRQAVSLTVDQLGSTPLIGFAGAPFTLAAYMVEGRPSRDHLGPRTMMHADPETWRALTDWAADASGMFLRAQLEAGASAAQLFDSWAGSLGLADYRRHVAPASRRALDHVRGLGAPLIHFGTGTSELLVAMHEVGVDVIGVDYRLPLDEASRRLGGTVPLQGNIDPALLPAPWPVLERHIREVLAAGASAPGHVVNLGHGVPPDTDPDVLTRVVDLVHSVEP, encoded by the coding sequence ATGGACCTCGCCGCATCGCACCCGCTCGTCGACGGACGCACGTCCGGCTCGGCGCTCATCTCGGCCTACCGCGGGCAGGTGCCGCACCGACGGCCCGTGTGGTTCATGCGGCAGGCGGGCCGGTCGCTGCCCGAGTACCGGGCGCTGCGCGAGGGTACCGACATGCTCGCGTCCTGCCTCGACCCGGAGATGGCCTCCGAGATCACCCTGCAGCCCGTCCGCCGGCACGACGTCGACGCAGGCATCTTCTTCTCCGACATCGTCATCCCGCTGAAGCTCGCGGGCGTCGACGTCGACATCGTGCCCGGCGTGGGACCGGTCCTCGGCAAGCCCGTCCGGACCGCTGCCGATGTCGCCGCACTGCCCACCCTGACCGACGCGGCGCTCGATCCCATCCGTCAGGCGGTCTCCCTGACCGTGGACCAGCTGGGCAGCACGCCGCTGATCGGCTTCGCCGGCGCCCCGTTTACGCTGGCCGCCTACATGGTGGAGGGGCGCCCCTCGCGCGACCACCTCGGCCCCCGCACCATGATGCACGCCGATCCGGAGACGTGGCGTGCCCTGACCGACTGGGCCGCGGATGCGTCGGGGATGTTCCTGCGCGCACAGCTCGAGGCCGGAGCCAGCGCGGCGCAGCTGTTCGACTCCTGGGCCGGTTCCCTCGGCCTGGCGGACTACCGCCGCCACGTGGCGCCCGCCTCGCGCCGGGCGCTGGACCACGTCCGGGGCCTCGGCGCGCCCCTGATCCACTTCGGCACGGGCACCTCGGAGCTCCTGGTCGCGATGCACGAGGTGGGCGTCGACGTCATCGGCGTCGACTACCGCCTGCCCCTCGACGAGGCCAGCAGGCGCCTCGGTGGGACCGTCCCGCTGCAGGGCAACATCGACCCCGCCCTCCTGCCGGCGCCGTGGCCCGTGCTGGAGCGGCACATCCGCGAGGTGCTGGCAGCCGGCGCGTCGGCTCCCGGCCATGTGGTGAACCTCGGGCACGGCGTCCCGCCGGACACGGACCCCGACGTCCTGACGCGCGTCGTCGACCTCGTCCACTCCGTGGAGCCGTAG
- a CDS encoding glutamyl-tRNA reductase gives MVLLSLVATHSNVDLETVARLSVGAPQVPSAVLAEDRAVSGAVVLATCNRFEIYAETPSEDDVEAARSAIVSTISEYSGIPERSVSASFETHTGQGVAEHLFAVGAGLDSAVIGEREIAGQVRRALIEAQGSGAASGGLVRLFQAASKTAKDVGAQTALGSRGRSIVSVALELAGDLSADADWSRKSVVLFGTGAYAGATMAALKDRGCTDISVFSSSGRAEAFVASRGGTAVTAADLPGAMRRADVVIGCSGSDARIDAADIERVRQGSNRPLVVIDLALSHDFDPAVGTLAGVELITLESVRAAAPEEQADALAQAGDLVRDAARSFEEQQTTRAMNAAIVALRRHTQSVLDSEMERVRAQHGCTAAAEEVEFALRRMVRQLLHVPTVRARELAAEGRSDDYTAALEALYGIDVAPAEKAPAPEQPLRAGTADVVPVAHPHTHPDGAACPVDHERPAQSA, from the coding sequence GTGGTACTTCTTTCACTTGTTGCGACTCACTCGAACGTGGACCTGGAAACCGTCGCCCGACTCAGCGTCGGGGCGCCCCAGGTCCCTTCCGCCGTGCTCGCCGAGGACCGCGCCGTGTCCGGCGCCGTCGTCCTCGCGACCTGCAACCGTTTCGAGATCTACGCCGAGACGCCCTCCGAGGACGACGTCGAGGCCGCCCGCTCCGCGATCGTGTCGACGATCAGCGAGTATTCCGGCATCCCCGAGCGGTCCGTCTCCGCCTCCTTCGAGACCCACACGGGCCAGGGCGTCGCCGAGCACCTCTTCGCCGTCGGCGCAGGACTCGACTCCGCCGTGATCGGCGAGCGCGAGATCGCCGGACAGGTGCGCCGCGCACTCATCGAGGCGCAGGGCTCGGGGGCCGCGAGCGGCGGGCTCGTCCGCCTGTTCCAGGCCGCCTCGAAGACCGCGAAGGACGTCGGCGCCCAGACCGCGCTCGGCAGCCGCGGCCGCTCCATCGTCTCCGTCGCCCTCGAACTCGCCGGCGATCTCTCCGCCGACGCCGACTGGTCCCGCAAGAGCGTCGTGCTGTTCGGCACCGGCGCCTACGCGGGCGCCACCATGGCGGCGCTGAAGGACCGGGGCTGCACGGACATCTCGGTCTTCTCCTCCTCCGGTCGCGCCGAGGCCTTCGTCGCCTCGCGCGGCGGCACCGCGGTGACGGCCGCCGACCTGCCGGGCGCCATGCGCCGTGCCGACGTCGTCATCGGCTGCAGCGGCAGTGATGCGCGGATCGACGCCGCGGACATCGAACGGGTCCGCCAGGGCAGCAACCGACCCCTCGTCGTCATCGACCTCGCGCTGAGCCACGACTTCGACCCCGCCGTCGGGACGCTCGCCGGCGTCGAGCTCATCACCCTCGAGTCCGTCCGCGCCGCCGCCCCCGAGGAGCAGGCCGACGCCCTGGCCCAGGCCGGGGACCTCGTCCGCGACGCCGCCCGCTCCTTCGAGGAGCAGCAGACCACCCGCGCCATGAACGCGGCGATCGTGGCGCTGCGCCGGCACACCCAATCGGTCCTGGACTCCGAGATGGAACGCGTCCGGGCCCAGCACGGCTGCACGGCCGCCGCCGAGGAGGTCGAGTTCGCGCTGCGCCGCATGGTCCGCCAGCTCCTCCACGTCCCCACCGTCCGGGCCCGCGAGCTCGCCGCCGAGGGACGCTCGGACGACTACACCGCCGCGCTGGAGGCCCTCTACGGGATCGACGTGGCACCCGCGGAGAAGGCGCCCGCGCCGGAGCAGCCCCTGCGCGCCGGCACCGCCGACGTCGTGCCGGTCGCCCACCCGCACACACACCCCGACGGCGCCGCCTGCCCCGTGGACCACGAACGGCCTGCGCAGAGCGCCTGA
- the moeB gene encoding molybdopterin-synthase adenylyltransferase MoeB, with translation MTAFPSSLPSSLPSSLPSPQAPRPAPPTPRVPGNLPPLVEATGSLSQEETLRYSRHLIIPGFGTDAQLRLKNARVLVIGAGGLGSPALLYLAAAGVGTLGIVDDDAVELSNLQRQVIHGMPDLGRSKAESARDSILALNPLVDVVLHEERLERGNALELFAGYDLIVDGTDNFATRYLVNDAAAILGKPYVWGSILRFDGQVSVFWQDHGPTYRDLYPEAPPPGSVPSCAEGGVLGVLCGQIGSVMVNEAVKLITGVGTTLLGRVLVFDALEMTWRDLRVRPDPAAPRITELIDYEQFCGLPSPAVPGVSKDSKDTKDSGDPSVHRAGIEDRAGIEGIEDAVPTVSVEELAVLLAERSAGVADFDLLDVRTPEEHAIVSIDGAVLVPKDLILDGDAVIDGSRTVYVHCKSGVRSADVVRFLRGQGHRSAVSVDGGVIEWVQRIEPAKMTY, from the coding sequence ATGACCGCTTTCCCGTCGTCCCTGCCGTCGTCCTTGCCGTCGTCCTTGCCGTCGCCGCAGGCTCCCCGGCCTGCTCCACCGACGCCACGCGTGCCCGGCAACCTGCCGCCGCTGGTCGAGGCGACGGGCAGCCTCTCGCAGGAGGAGACGCTCCGGTATTCGCGGCACCTCATCATCCCCGGCTTCGGCACCGACGCGCAGCTGCGCCTGAAGAACGCCCGGGTCCTCGTGATCGGCGCGGGCGGTCTGGGTTCGCCGGCGCTGCTCTACCTCGCGGCGGCGGGCGTGGGGACGCTCGGGATCGTGGACGACGACGCCGTCGAGCTCTCCAACCTGCAGCGCCAGGTCATCCACGGCATGCCCGATCTCGGCCGGTCGAAGGCGGAATCCGCCCGGGACAGCATCCTGGCGCTCAACCCGCTCGTGGACGTCGTCCTGCACGAGGAGCGGCTGGAGCGCGGGAACGCGCTGGAGCTGTTCGCCGGGTACGACCTGATCGTCGACGGCACGGACAACTTCGCCACGCGCTACCTCGTCAACGACGCCGCGGCGATCCTCGGCAAGCCGTACGTCTGGGGTTCCATCCTGCGCTTCGACGGCCAGGTGAGCGTCTTCTGGCAGGACCACGGCCCCACCTACCGCGATCTGTACCCGGAGGCGCCGCCACCCGGCTCCGTCCCGTCCTGCGCCGAGGGCGGGGTGCTCGGGGTGCTGTGCGGGCAGATCGGTTCGGTCATGGTCAACGAGGCCGTCAAGCTCATCACCGGCGTGGGCACCACGCTGCTCGGCAGGGTGCTGGTCTTCGACGCACTGGAGATGACCTGGCGGGACCTGCGGGTACGGCCCGATCCGGCCGCGCCCCGGATCACGGAGCTGATCGACTACGAGCAGTTCTGCGGCCTGCCGTCGCCCGCGGTCCCCGGGGTGTCGAAGGACTCGAAGGACACGAAGGACTCGGGCGACCCGTCCGTGCACAGGGCGGGCATCGAGGACAGGGCGGGCATCGAAGGTATCGAGGACGCCGTGCCGACCGTGTCCGTCGAGGAGCTCGCCGTGCTCCTCGCGGAGCGCTCGGCGGGCGTCGCGGACTTCGACCTGCTGGACGTGCGCACCCCGGAGGAGCACGCCATCGTGAGCATCGACGGTGCCGTGCTCGTGCCGAAGGACCTGATCCTGGACGGCGACGCCGTGATCGACGGCAGCAGGACGGTGTACGTCCACTGCAAGTCGGGTGTCCGGTCGGCCGACGTCGTCCGCTTCCTCCGCGGGCAGGGTCACCGCTCCGCCGTCTCGGTCGACGGCGGCGTCATTGAATGGGTACAGCGGATCGAACCGGCGAAGATGACCTACTGA
- a CDS encoding TetR/AcrR family transcriptional regulator, translating to MSAEPTTAGKAVRLPRDERRRQLLAAAQEVFVSNGYHGAAMDDIAVAARVSKPVLYQHFPGKRDLYLALLDGHLAELTQLLVDALRSTDDNKLRVHATMRAYFQFIAQDSQAHRLVFESDIGNEPDVRSRLEEFNAQFASAIAGVIAGDTQLSTVEATLLGRGLAGMAQVSARYWLETEGSLDIDAAAELVYRLAWRGISRFPKEI from the coding sequence GTGAGTGCTGAACCGACCACCGCAGGAAAAGCCGTCCGGTTGCCGCGGGACGAGCGCCGGCGCCAGCTCCTGGCGGCCGCGCAGGAAGTCTTCGTGAGCAACGGGTACCACGGCGCAGCGATGGACGACATCGCGGTGGCGGCCCGCGTCAGCAAGCCGGTGCTGTACCAGCACTTCCCGGGCAAGCGGGACCTCTATCTCGCGCTGCTCGACGGGCACCTCGCCGAACTCACGCAGCTGCTCGTCGACGCACTGCGCTCCACCGACGACAACAAGCTGCGCGTCCACGCGACCATGCGCGCCTATTTCCAGTTCATCGCGCAGGACAGCCAGGCGCACCGGCTCGTGTTCGAATCGGACATCGGCAACGAGCCCGACGTCCGGAGCCGGCTCGAGGAGTTCAACGCCCAGTTCGCGAGCGCCATCGCCGGGGTGATCGCGGGCGACACGCAGCTCTCGACGGTGGAGGCCACGCTCCTGGGCCGCGGGCTCGCGGGCATGGCCCAGGTCAGTGCGCGCTATTGGCTCGAGACCGAGGGCAGCCTCGACATCGATGCGGCGGCCGAGCTCGTCTACCGTTTAGCTTGGCGCGGAATCAGCCGTTTCCCCAAGGAGATCTAG
- a CDS encoding DUF3107 domain-containing protein, with protein sequence MEVKIGIQNVNREIILESSESADAIADLVAQAMSGGTELRLKDTKGRQVIVPTSVLGYVEIGAEETRRVGFGAL encoded by the coding sequence GTGGAAGTCAAGATCGGTATCCAGAACGTCAACCGCGAGATCATCCTCGAATCCTCCGAGAGCGCTGACGCGATCGCCGACCTCGTGGCCCAGGCGATGAGCGGCGGCACCGAGCTGCGCCTCAAGGACACCAAGGGGCGCCAGGTGATCGTCCCGACGTCGGTACTCGGCTACGTCGAGATCGGCGCCGAGGAGACGCGCCGGGTGGGCTTCGGGGCGCTCTAG
- a CDS encoding ferritin-like fold-containing protein — protein sequence MNNGSTDSTALSATPRDRTVPEAPEDPLANPLYARFVTDLLGIVAYGELSGFERLSSDARFSPTLTDRAGLGRLAVQEFEHFELVAAFLADLGITIEDAMAPFQASIDAFHERTRPGDWYESLMKAYVIDAFSGDFYRSLADSFDPRTRELISAIDTGDGAAHLQRRLKEALSDDPRLASRLALWGRRLVGEALTQAQRVGIEREYLAGLLFANEPDHTQHTTALFAQLTRNHSRRMSALGLTA from the coding sequence ATGAACAACGGCTCCACCGACAGCACGGCCCTCTCGGCGACCCCCCGGGACCGCACCGTTCCCGAGGCCCCGGAGGACCCGCTCGCCAACCCCCTCTACGCGCGCTTCGTCACCGATCTGCTCGGCATCGTCGCCTACGGTGAGCTGTCCGGATTCGAACGGCTGTCCTCCGACGCCCGGTTCTCGCCCACCCTCACGGACCGCGCAGGCCTGGGCCGGCTGGCCGTGCAGGAGTTCGAGCACTTCGAGCTGGTGGCCGCGTTCCTCGCGGACCTCGGCATCACGATCGAGGACGCCATGGCACCGTTCCAGGCGTCCATCGACGCCTTCCACGAGCGGACCCGCCCCGGGGACTGGTACGAGTCCCTCATGAAGGCCTATGTCATCGATGCCTTCTCCGGCGATTTCTACCGGTCGCTCGCCGACAGCTTCGACCCGCGCACCCGCGAACTCATCAGTGCCATCGACACAGGGGACGGCGCGGCCCATCTGCAGCGCCGTCTGAAGGAGGCACTGTCCGACGATCCGCGGCTCGCCTCACGCCTGGCGCTCTGGGGCCGGCGGCTGGTGGGGGAGGCCCTGACCCAGGCGCAGCGCGTGGGGATCGAGCGCGAGTACCTCGCGGGGCTCCTCTTCGCGAACGAGCCGGACCACACGCAGCACACCACGGCGCTCTTCGCGCAGCTCACGCGGAACCACTCGCGGCGCATGAGCGCCCTCGGGCTCACCGCCTAG
- a CDS encoding YdeI/OmpD-associated family protein encodes MEFSGVLELAGRTATGIEVPEEVLTALGGGRRPAVTVTLGDYTFRTTVGSMNGRAMIPVSAEHRNGAGLAAHQTVTVDLALDREERTVDVPEDLAVALSADPALVAAFGALSVSRRKALVLPIEQAKGADTRGRRVLKAVDSLRARES; translated from the coding sequence ATGGAGTTCTCGGGTGTCCTCGAACTGGCGGGCCGCACGGCGACGGGCATCGAGGTGCCCGAGGAGGTGCTGACGGCGCTCGGCGGCGGCAGGCGCCCGGCAGTGACGGTGACGCTCGGTGACTACACCTTCCGCACCACCGTCGGGTCGATGAACGGCCGCGCGATGATCCCCGTCAGCGCCGAGCACCGGAACGGCGCAGGGCTGGCAGCACACCAGACGGTCACGGTGGACCTCGCCCTGGACCGTGAGGAGCGGACGGTCGACGTGCCGGAGGATCTCGCCGTCGCCCTCTCGGCCGATCCCGCACTCGTCGCGGCGTTCGGCGCCCTGTCCGTCAGCCGGCGGAAGGCGCTCGTCCTGCCGATCGAGCAGGCGAAGGGCGCCGACACGCGTGGACGCCGCGTCCTGAAGGCCGTCGACTCGCTCCGCGCCCGGGAGTCCTAG